In a genomic window of Alteromonas gilva:
- a CDS encoding GntR family transcriptional regulator produces MSIVVKTLSEQAYEIIRERILANDMFPAKPIRQDALSQDLGVSKIPLREALTRLEQDGLLVSHPNRGFIVRPLSLAEAEDVFQLRTTLEPEAAAQGCKKATEADKAKLTEIFQRLQRLAYDITPEAVTVNREFHLALSAPAGRNITQELLFKVHLLSERYVRRHLEPPDREAAAFREHEEIYNAWMNKEPKMVKKLLKEHTHSTLLDLRGELFE; encoded by the coding sequence ATGTCAATTGTGGTTAAAACATTGTCGGAACAGGCTTACGAAATTATTCGTGAGCGTATCCTTGCCAACGATATGTTCCCGGCAAAACCAATTCGTCAGGACGCTCTCTCTCAGGATCTGGGAGTCAGTAAAATCCCATTGCGCGAAGCCCTTACCAGGCTGGAGCAGGATGGACTATTAGTATCGCACCCGAACCGGGGTTTTATTGTCAGGCCGCTGAGTCTGGCTGAAGCCGAAGACGTGTTCCAGTTGCGCACAACACTGGAACCCGAAGCCGCCGCTCAGGGTTGTAAAAAAGCAACCGAGGCTGATAAAGCCAAGCTAACAGAAATTTTTCAGCGCTTACAACGCCTGGCTTACGACATTACGCCGGAAGCGGTTACCGTTAACCGGGAATTTCATTTGGCGCTGTCAGCACCGGCCGGGCGTAACATCACCCAGGAGTTGCTGTTTAAAGTGCATTTGTTGTCGGAGCGTTATGTCAGACGGCATCTTGAGCCGCCCGACCGTGAAGCCGCTGCGTTTCGTGAGCACGAGGAAATCTATAACGCATGGATGAACAAAGAGCCGAAAATGGTGAAAAAGCTACTTAAAGAGCATACTCACAGCACCTTACTTGATTTACGCGGAGAGCTGTTTGAATAA